From a single Lactococcus carnosus genomic region:
- a CDS encoding polysaccharide pyruvyl transferase family protein, whose amino-acid sequence MNIVLQPYIDNNLGDDLMIKLFSRKFKQHNIIIFSDDDLFNSGFECEKNITFYSPNLYNQVLKFADIHIIIGGSMFILKIESIKDAIKLRYRYFEAKKLKKFAKKYEIKTAVIGANLGPFDKKNYGLKLAEYELNSKNLITVRDNYSFQTLDSSTSDNISKYVKIFPDIVYGLRLTLPNTKSVKEYGLGISAYRSANKKQNYDNYLAYTTIADEFINRTGQKVAVFAFDSEDENDLISACYIKEFSKFPSMIEIVPYLRNTESFLEKFSACEKFLATRFHSAILSQVYEIPFYALGYSNKMKNLMIDQNKINYFSELKNLKKDTNKIIEKIISGNLAKCENIEELAQKSQGHFENAEILINSIEETKGQFK is encoded by the coding sequence ATGAACATAGTATTACAACCATACATAGATAATAATCTTGGGGATGATTTGATGATAAAATTATTTTCTCGAAAATTTAAGCAACATAACATTATTATTTTTTCAGATGATGACCTGTTTAATTCGGGATTTGAGTGTGAAAAAAATATTACTTTTTATTCGCCTAATCTTTATAATCAGGTTTTGAAATTTGCGGATATCCACATAATTATTGGTGGTTCAATGTTTATTTTGAAAATTGAAAGTATAAAGGATGCAATAAAATTACGTTATCGTTATTTTGAAGCAAAAAAATTAAAGAAATTTGCTAAAAAATATGAGATCAAGACAGCAGTTATAGGAGCAAATCTGGGTCCATTTGATAAAAAGAATTATGGATTGAAGCTTGCTGAATATGAGTTGAATTCTAAAAATCTTATTACCGTTAGAGATAATTATTCTTTTCAAACTCTCGATAGTTCTACTTCCGATAACATCTCTAAATATGTGAAAATATTTCCGGATATTGTATATGGATTAAGATTAACTTTACCAAATACTAAAAGTGTTAAAGAATATGGGCTTGGTATATCAGCATATAGGAGTGCTAATAAAAAACAGAATTATGATAATTATTTGGCCTATACAACTATAGCAGATGAATTTATTAATAGAACAGGGCAAAAAGTTGCAGTCTTTGCATTCGATTCAGAAGATGAAAATGATTTGATAAGTGCTTGTTATATCAAGGAATTTTCAAAATTCCCTTCTATGATAGAGATAGTCCCATACCTAAGGAATACAGAATCATTTTTGGAAAAATTTTCAGCATGTGAAAAATTTTTAGCAACTCGGTTCCATTCTGCAATATTGAGTCAAGTATATGAAATTCCTTTTTATGCTTTAGGATATTCAAATAAAATGAAAAACCTGATGATAGATCAAAATAAAATAAATTATTTTTCAGAGTTAAAAAATCTAAAAAAAGATACGAATAAAATTATAGAAAAGATAATATCTGGAAATTTAGCAAAATGTGAAAATATAGAAGAATTAGCTCAGAAAAGCCAGGGACATTTTGAGAATGCTGAAATATTGATTAATTCAATAGAGGAAACAAAAGGTCAATTTAAATGA
- a CDS encoding glycosyltransferase family 2 protein: MQKDKISIIVTCFNKVKYIEECLESIFKQTYRNIEILIYDDGSTDNSKEMILKTINNSPFEETYFFSESNKGANFVRNEGLSQARGDYLIFIDGDDFIDKDYVEILYNESLTMEADIVFCKIWDFNSKSYVKYLPDDYEFELKDMFLKNNIINVSALINCKIIDEVKFDLKLNNELFDDLDFWLNLIITNKAKAFFTTKTKLNYRVLENSISHNSKVFKRYYRTFYNFCYITDKYINEKKLARYYKLNEFIMVVKATIKELLGMVKR; the protein is encoded by the coding sequence ATGCAAAAAGATAAAATTTCAATCATTGTAACATGTTTCAATAAGGTGAAATATATCGAAGAGTGCTTAGAAAGTATATTTAAACAAACTTATAGAAATATTGAAATTCTTATATATGATGATGGGTCAACAGATAATTCCAAAGAAATGATTTTAAAGACTATTAACAATTCTCCGTTTGAAGAGACATACTTTTTCTCTGAAAGTAACAAAGGAGCCAATTTTGTTAGAAATGAAGGCTTATCTCAAGCAAGAGGTGATTATTTAATATTCATTGATGGTGATGATTTTATTGATAAAGATTATGTTGAAATTCTTTATAATGAATCTCTTACGATGGAAGCGGATATTGTATTTTGTAAGATTTGGGACTTTAATTCAAAATCATATGTTAAATATTTACCTGATGATTATGAATTTGAGCTAAAAGATATGTTTCTTAAAAACAATATTATTAACGTAAGTGCATTAATAAATTGTAAAATAATTGATGAAGTGAAATTTGATTTGAAATTAAACAATGAATTATTTGATGATTTAGATTTTTGGTTAAATCTAATTATCACTAATAAGGCTAAAGCTTTTTTTACAACAAAAACAAAGCTTAATTATCGAGTATTAGAAAACTCAATTAGTCATAATTCAAAAGTATTCAAAAGATATTATCGTACTTTTTATAATTTTTGCTATATTACAGACAAGTATATAAACGAGAAAAAACTTGCTCGTTATTATAAACTTAATGAATTCATTATGGTAGTAAAAGCAACGATAAAAGAATTGCTAGGAATGGTGAAGAGATGA
- a CDS encoding glycosyltransferase family 2 protein: MNEAKDDKIAILMATYNGDKYIEEQIQSIINQTFRNWELFIRDDGSTDETEKKINKFTVTDQRIHQINDKLGNLGPCLNFGELIKTHLNHKYIMFADQDDVWLPNKIEISLDKIKKLEQANQHIPLLVYTNYYISDSNLNDQMLVYKKLDQNNIAGRLLVHSWVMGCTSIINLSLARLAVDIPKEAENHDNWLAILASTIGKIEYLKEPTMIHRIHEDNVTKNKNTNTLSNRLNRIREMISYGLPEKKKMLVKLKERLMEQNVDIPQVIEKYQKLLELKGIPSIIYANRNHFYAFTKKRTFIFYIQLLVSNRRGSENAKR, from the coding sequence ATGAACGAAGCTAAAGATGATAAGATTGCGATTTTAATGGCAACTTATAACGGAGATAAATATATTGAAGAACAAATTCAAAGTATTATAAATCAAACATTTAGGAATTGGGAACTTTTTATTCGAGATGACGGATCAACAGATGAAACAGAAAAAAAAATTAATAAGTTCACTGTTACCGATCAACGCATACATCAAATAAATGATAAATTAGGGAATTTAGGGCCATGTCTTAATTTTGGAGAATTAATAAAAACTCATCTCAATCATAAATACATTATGTTTGCAGATCAAGATGATGTTTGGCTTCCAAACAAAATAGAGATTTCATTAGATAAGATAAAAAAATTAGAACAAGCGAATCAACATATACCTCTGCTTGTTTATACTAATTATTATATTTCAGATTCTAATCTCAATGATCAAATGCTTGTTTACAAGAAACTAGATCAAAATAACATTGCTGGACGTTTGCTAGTCCATAGTTGGGTAATGGGATGTACAAGTATCATTAATTTATCACTTGCTCGTCTAGCAGTAGATATACCAAAAGAAGCTGAAAATCACGATAATTGGCTTGCTATTTTAGCATCAACGATTGGAAAAATTGAATATTTAAAAGAGCCAACTATGATTCATAGAATCCATGAAGACAATGTGACAAAAAATAAAAATACAAACACTTTATCTAACAGATTGAATCGAATAAGGGAAATGATTTCATATGGTTTACCAGAAAAAAAGAAAATGTTGGTAAAATTAAAAGAAAGACTAATGGAACAAAATGTTGATATTCCTCAAGTAATAGAAAAATATCAAAAATTACTTGAATTAAAAGGGATACCTTCTATTATATATGCTAACCGTAATCATTTTTATGCATTTACTAAAAAAAGGACTTTTATTTTTTATATTCAACTTTTAGTTTCTAATAGACGAGGCTCTGAAAATGCAAAAAGATAA